A region of the Panicum virgatum strain AP13 unplaced genomic scaffold, P.virgatum_v5 scaffold_5569, whole genome shotgun sequence genome:
CAATCCCCTATCTTTTCCTCCCGAATCCATTCGTTCCTCTTTGAACAGACTTCGGCGGCCGTCAAACTGTGTGGCCGTCGCCTTCTTCTTTTGTTCCTATGCTCCCAGACACCCATGGCTTTCGGATGTGAGCACCACGAGGGGGAGGACTACGGCGGCCACCATGGGAGAGGTCCGACGGCTGCAGGAGGGGTACGCGTGGGCGGACTTGGCGTTGCTGGAGCCGACAGGTGCCGCGGGCCgcgggcgcgtgcgcggcgtggGGCGTCGCGTGGTGTTCCTAGTGCTGCGGCAGGGCGCGGGCACCATGCAGTgcgtggtggccggcggggacGGCACAGTTCGCGGCGAGGCTGAGCTGGGAGTTCGTGtggacgtcgccggcgtcgtGTCGCTGCCGGGGGAGCCCGTCCGCGGCTCCACCCTGCAGGTGGAGATCCAAGTGGAGAAGCTCCACTGAGTCTGAGCAGGGCCGTCCCTAGTTGCACTACTGAACTTATTGTTTGCAGGAGTAGGTCACTTGTTTTTGCCTGGATTAACATGCTAGTAGTATGTGCTACTTGGTCAACTTTTCAATATAGAAACTAAATTTGAGGTTCTGCTTGTGTGTTAGCCGAAGGTTATAGCTTCAATCCTTAAGGCCACAATACTTTAAAAAAGGGCAAATTGCATATCTGCCCTCGTTTGTACCTACAACTGTATGTTTGCCCCTTCTTTTTAAGGTTTGCATGTTTGCCCCTGTTTTTCATGTGTGAATCATCCGTTTGCCCCTGATTTTCAACGGCGTCCACCGAGGCAGCTTCCAGCGAATAAAGAAAAGGAAGTATGGAAAATCTAGATAGGAAATGTCTCTCCTACCCCTGCTCTATTGGCTCTCTCATTGGGGGAGGACCGGCGGAGGTGGCAGAAGATTGAGGCACGGGGGAAAGGCAGAGGGGCGAAGGGAGCGGGTGGGGCTGCCTGGGCTGCCGGAGTCGCGCGGGGGTCGGGAGGCCGCGCCCGCCCGCCAGTAGTGCGGAGGAGCAGGCGGAGCCCGTGGCCACCAACGGCGCGGAGGAACGGGCGGATCCTGTGGCAGCCTGCGAGCGtcgcctctctcctcccccgcgccctcgtcccgcgccggcgagcgtcgCCTCTCCGCCTCTTcctgcctcgccgccaccggGGTGAAGACAGGGACGAGGCCCGTGGCGCCGGCCATGGGCCCGGCCCGCTCCTCCTCACGACGGCGGCTAGCAGGAGCGGAGGTGGCGCGCTGTCCCGCCGAGCGCCTTGGTCTTCCCGCTCGACGCCAACAGCTTGCTCCGCGACTGCCAGCGCACGCCGCCGGAGGTCCGGAGCTCAACCGCCAGCACCCCAGCTGAATGCTAGCGCGTCGGCGGTGAAGGACCTGGGCTGGCGGCCGTGCGCGACGCGGAAGCAGTGGCTCAGGTCGCCCGTGAGCGTAGAGAAGGCGGCgacaccaccaccgccgtcatCGCCGCAGCGGCCGCGACAGTCCCACGCGGCAACGGCGTCGTTGAGGGGCGCGTGGGCGAGGCTGCGCACTGGGGCCCGCTCCTCCAGCATCCAGTTGTacacccgcgcggcggcgccgggtgcGGCCAGCTGCCTCCCAGTCCCACGCCGACGAGCGCCGTAGAGCGCCGCCTCATCCTCCGCCGGTGAGCGGATGTCTTTGACTCTTTGTTGATGCTGACGAGTGGGTCCCACAAGGGCTTATGTGTCTTTTCAACTGCCATTTAACACTGTCACCGGCTCTTAACAGAATAGGGGCAACTGGAAGCTTtagattcaaaaaaaaaggggcAAACATGCAAAGTAAAAAAAAGGGGGGCAAACATGTAATCAGAGGACGAAATGAGGGTAGTTTTGCAATAGCccctttagaaaaaaaaagattgaaaTTGTGCAAACAGTGCTTCTGTAATCCTTATAGGTTTAAATCACCATTCAACGGGTTACTTACCGTCGATTTGATGATGTTCCTATGTGAAATATTGATGTATCGGTAGGAAATTAATATAATCTTTGAGTGTGAAATACCGATGTATTTTCACTTTATACATTCGCAGAAATCAAATAATTACTACAATTCATAGTAATTTCACTTGTTATATTTATGGTTTTGTTGTCGTGTTTTTCATTCTATCATAATTGTTTCTAGCAATTGATGGGTATTACGGTTGCTAGAGATAAAGAGGCTAATTTAACACTcagattttattttattgttttATGCTTCTATTTGTAGGAAGTTTATTTGACACTCAGATTTGGGCAGGAAACTGCCGTATTTCAGAGTAGGTCGAGCTAACGTCATTGTGGAGTCCGGTGCCACGTTAGCTAACGAGTCTGCCCTATGCCCGTTTGGACCTCGATGAGACCCAAACATAGATTAGGGACTGGGATAGTCACTTTGAGACTTTAGGGACTGGGATGACATAGCGTGACAAGTTTAGGGACTGGAGATGGATTTTACTCATTGATAAAGGAGGCAGAAGTAGAGAAACTGGTGCAGTAGAATTTCCATGCATGTTCGTCTTTGCAACACAGTCGGATATGAAACCTCGTCACCATTAATCAAGTTTCGTTATCACATAGTATTAGTAGTCTCTTTTTACCACATTAATCAGCCCCGTACCGAACGTAACATTTGGTCACCAAAGCTCGCATAGAGAAAACCCGGAAAAAAATAAAGAGTTTCAGGCGTGATTATTGTAGGGGTAGCAATATTTTAGTAAGCTCTAGTACACTTTTTAGTTGCCCGTTGCTTAGGGGCGTATCCGCGTATGGTTCTACATATtttaatagaaaaggaaaaaaaagtgtCCAAGTTGTGTATCGATCCTTGTTGGATCTGCTAGTGGATCAACTATGTGGGAATAGAAGGCTAGGTAGCTGATGTTAATCCAATGGCTATGGTTGATCATGGTTTAAAATAGAAGGAcagatgtttctgattattgtgggattttttagattttttcttttttctaaagCGTCTCGTAAACAGTGCATCTTTTTAGAcctctaattagtaatagtaagattattAAAAAACGTACGAGACTACTAGGCTTAAAATTCTAAAGTCCCATAGCATATATGTAAAGATGTAGCTAGGTATAGAACCAGAACACGCAACACCAATTGATACATGATCTAGCAATTACGACACGATTTTTGGTACCTCTGCGCCCACCAAACTTCTTGGGCTCGCAGCGCCTGgggtcggcgacgaggaggtTGCGGTCATAGCGGCCGAAAGATGTCCTTGACCTCCTTCTTGGTGGCCTTGTCGACGTACTTTTTGGCTGTGTCGCCGTTCACCTTGATGAGTCCatgcctcggccacggccatctTCTTCCATCTTGGGGTTCAAAACCAACCGTAATGCAGAAGAAGCAGAATCAATTCAAGATAAACAGAAAGGAAAAGATATAAAGGTGAATTCCGAACAATGTCTCACGGGCCACACATTTCGCCCAACAGGTGGTGTGCATCGCCAATTGCCGTGTTCACGCGGCCACCTAGCCATGCCTTGGCACACCCACCATACCTTGGCTAGCTGCGACCACCCTTGCATAGTTGTGCTACCACGCGCAGACGCCGGGCCGCGCCATGGTAGAGGCGGCAACCGGCAAGTCGGAGGCTGGTCGCCCCTGGCTTGCTCCATCTCTCCAGGAGCATCCATAATCCATTAGCTTGTAACCGAGCAAGTAGAGCAGAATGTTTTCTCCCCCTTTTCTGAAACCGCAATGAAATATCGTTTGTGAATGAAACCAAACAAGCACTGCTTGTTCCGGCAAATACACTGGATCTGAGAAAATAGGGTTGTGTGGTGGATACAGTacaatacaaacaaccgaatatggAGAACAAACCGTGCAGGTGCAGCTCAGCAGATTGCTTCATGGCGTGAGGCAGCAAAGGAAGCTCTCACAGGCTGCCTGCTTGAGTACACAGGCAGGATCGAAGTAGTTAGACAGAAAACTAACCAGTGCATCTCTTCGTGGCAAAGCAGAGGCCACTCGACAAAATCAACTTCAAAGGTTGCGATGGATTGGTTGACATCATACAGCGTCAAGATCTTGATCTACCTCTTCACCCATGCAGATGCAGGTCTTTCATCTTGACCGACAGGCTGATCATGGGCTTCCGCTTAACCCTGCAATTAATAGGCAAGCAGTAATTAAAATTCACGTAGAAATTATCGCTTATTTTGTTATGATTAGTTTTATCGTTAAAGATAGTTTGAACATGAGATATTTTGTTAAAGATAGTTTGAACAAAGAAAGGAAATTAGGACTATATGTTACAGGAATtagttaaaaagaaaaaaagagcgGGATGCATCCTCAATTCGCGGGCCGGTGGCAATTACCCCGTAGCATCTGCTGTGGGCATGGAAGGGAGAACTGACTGACATGTTCATCAGATGAGCAATTAGATTAGCCGATGTAGTCCATGATTTTGGTCTATTGAtatccaacaaaattggatctATACTCAACAATTATCTGGAATGTGCACGCGGAAGTGAAATTGGAGATTAGAAATCAGTAAATCAAAACCAAATCGAAACAATATATTCCTATATGATGGGATTTCCTCCAACGCGCAGCAACAGAAAAAGGGCTGGCTGATAATAGTCCCCATGTGTTTGTCCCCACACGATACCGGGGAATTTAGATGGTATATCGAGTCCATTTCCAAACAAAGCAAGCGGGCCAGTTCTTCGATTTGGCCCCAGCCGTGAGTGGTTGAGTGAGATGATCCGCAAGCTAAAAAAGGATTTAGTTATCCAGCTACTGTTGTCAGCCTCATTTTCCTTCATAGATCATACGTCTGTAATGCATTGTATGTCCCAGAATAGGTCCCATTCTTCTACCCGGGCCTTTCCCTTCTTAAACCAGGGTTTTCCCCATTGACGCAAATCCATTTGAGAGCTGTCTTTCTTTGATGGTAGTGTCCTTTCTTCATGCTCACCCCCGTGGGAGTCTGGGCCGTGTCTCAGTCCCAGTGTGGCTGATCATCCGAAAAGAGGACGGAGCAGTGATATCACCGTTGTGCTTACCGACAACATGGACCCCGTCTGTAATTGAGAGCCCACTAGATCCATTTTTGATTCACCCGGAAGATCGTCTCTTTGCACATGAGATGCGTACTTTGGCCGGCTATGGAAAGAAAAAGCTTCCTTCATCGGCCAGGGTACTCCTGAAATCTATCTCAGTAGGGAAAAGAGGAGTTATGGTATAGAAAGCAGATACTAGAGTGGGACCCTCCATTGCATCGGGTCAAGCAGAAAAAGGACTGATGTCTTGGGGCGCGGGTTCCGACGTGCCCAGAGGCCAGAGGCGAATCCGTTCATGGTCTATTGGATTGATGTATTTCATCAGTTTGCGGAAACTAGGCTAAACCCATTCAACTGCTGTAAAAAGGTCTGACGAATGGAACTTTCCAACCTTCGAGAAAAGGTCCCATCCTTCAATATCATGATTGGGTCAACTTTCAGCAGCAAATTCCCCATACAGATAGAGGCGCCTATCAAAAAGATAGTCACCTACTTTAATGCCTGCTTTTTACTACACTCCTTGCTTCTGGGGACATTGATCTGAAGCGGTGGAATTCAAATCCCTTCGGACCCAGGATaatctgacttataccgagtaTCCAGTCAAAATTTTGGATACACTAGAGAGAATTACTCGGAGTAAGAGGATACGAATGTGtaaggttcagtggagtcatcatgcagaggatgaggctacttgggaaagAGAAGATGAGTTACAGGCAAAATTCTCTCAGCTCTTTGCTagcccagccgaatctcgaggacaagattccttttaaggggggtaggtttgtaacacccgtattttcaaattaggagcctaaataaatttaattaggttTTCAGTAGGTTCGATAAGGTAGTGCTCACTTCGGTCAACTCTCCATTATCTTTCTTTGGTTGAGTGGAAAGTACGGTACTAGTTCAGTGATAGTGACTGTAGCAAATGGTCAAAAAATGATAGTTGGTTTCGATCCCTCCGGTGATGCCAGAAGTTGTTTTGATATACGATTTTATCCGGTTCCTAGCAGTATAGCTAAGAGTAAGCTATGTCGGAAGCTGCTAAGTGGAAGAAGTCCATAGGCGGTCATCACCAAGACCTAACGAGAGATCtccctttcttcttttccttgtgCAAGTCAACCTCCGACCACTACATAGGAGCGACAGAAAAGAAAGCCAAGCCATCAAAAGGAAAGGTGGACTGCTGAGGAGTTTATTCGTAGGGGATACTATGGAGGTCATGCTGATGTCATCATTCGGGAAAAAAGGGGGGGCCCTAGATGCGCTAGCAATCGGCACATTAGGGGAGTACTTGCCCGAGTACAGTTGACCTAGTATCATACAGACTTATTATCAGTGCTCCAAGCCCCATGTGTTCTAGGGCTAAGACTACGTTGGTGCTAcggagcccgaaaaggggttgTAGATACTGCTGTATGGCATAGAATTCCTAAACCCCCTCTCTTTAACTGGGCTTTTAACCTAAAGGTCGCAGGTTCAAGTCCTGCTATACCCAAAAAAACCACTCttgtatacacacacacacacacacacacacacacacacacggatGATTCAATGTTGCAAAAAAAGTCAACCGCGACAAATATTTAAATTCGGAGGGAGTAGAAAAAAAGGGCCCATGACTCACCTCAATCAATCCACACATCAGGGATGTGGGAAATGAGGTGCCAGTCCTTCCCCTTTCCTTCCTCGGAGCGCCTCGCCAGATCAGGGCACTTCTTGATCACCAATTTCTTCAGAGTGGTGAGGCATTTTATACCCTATGGCAAGGATTTTATTCCCTGACAGTCAATGATCTCCAATTTCTTCAGAGCGGTGAAGCCTTTTATGCCCTCTGGCAAGGATACGATTCCTCCTAACCTAGAGATGCATAGCTTTTCAAGGGAGGCCAGGCTTTCCATCCCCTGCGGAAAGGATGTGATGCGTGGGCAGCTGTCGATGTAGAGCTCTTTAAGAGACGTGAGCCGGCACATGGATTCGGGAAAGCAAGCCAGCCCATCCAACCCAGAAATGTGGAGTTTGCATAGAGCACAGAGATCTCCCAGCCATTTAGGCAGCTCATGAAGTGCATGACATGCATGAATCCTGGGATCCTCAAGTGATGTGATATGCTGATGCTGCAGCGATTGGGGAAGGCTCTTTATTTTGGGCAGCCATTCAACATGTAGAGTTCGAAGAGAACAGAGCTCGCCCAAGCATTCCGGCAACTGCTTAAGTCCATCGCACGTTCCTATCCGTAGCACCTGGAGGGATGTGAGTTGCCCCATTGCTTGAGGAAGGCTACTAAGGCGACAGCAGTTCAGAATGTTTAGCTCTTGTAGATGTCGAAGCTCCCCTAGTGCATTATCCATGGGAAAAGTCTTCAATAATTCCCATGCTGTCATGTGTTGCACCACCTCCCACTCACGTCCGGTGTTTTGTAGGTGGCTATGATAGAAGAATGAATTGGACCTCTCGAAATGGAATTGGCAGTGGTAATTAGATTCTGTGGTCCACTTCCCAGCACACTCAGACAACTTCCAATGCTTCAGGTGACAAGACAAAGGTAGgaatgtcttgatcttcaatgtaAGACAATTTGATATATTCAGACATGTCAAGCAATTACCAACTCGGACCTGTCCCGAGTGAGGTGCACAATTGCTGCAGTTTCCTCCCTCTTCTCCATCAGACATGGTCCTCTCTGCTACCAACCACACTTCTTCCAATCTAGGTAGATCATCCATTAATAACTTCACCAGTGAAGGAAATGGGCCACAGCTTATGCTCTCAAGAGAAGGCATCTTGTGCAGCTCAAGCTCCTCCAGACAAGGAAGTTCCACAAGCCCTTGTAGATGCTTCAATCCTTGGAAATCAGATAGCTTCATCGCCCTCAAAAATTGGAAGCAAGCTTGCCCCTTTACTTCAGTACCAACAACCTGATTCTGCATCCACCATGCATATTTCTCGCCTGAGTACCCACAAATTTCTAGCTCTTTAATCCCAGCTGGCGGTTCTAGGCCATCAAGTACAGCCTCCTCCAACATAGTGTCCACCTTTTCATTAAAGAAAAACTCAGTGTTCACCTCACCTTTCTGACGCATCTTCCATTCTAGCTTCAACCTCTGTAAATTTGTCTTCTCTTTCAAGCATGCCTTATGTGCATCATCTTTCTCCAACACATGTGAAATACCTCTGATAATTAGACCTTCACTATTCCTACCTACATTTGCGAGCTCTGATATTCCAGCAAACTTTTACCGTTACCCACAACAAATAAGGGCAACTTTTGTAGTTGACTGCTGAATTGTCCAATGCCTATAGGCATCCCTCTCAATTCTTCACAATCTTTCAGGTTCAAAACTTGAAGCCTCTCAAACTTGACAATGCCATCAGGTAGCTCTACCAGCTTCCTACAGCCTTCGAGGTTCAAAACTTGAAGCTTCTCCAACTTGCTAGTGCCTTCAGGTAGATTTTCCAGTTCCCCACGATTTTCCAAGTTCAAAACTTGAAGCTTCTCCAAGTTGTTAATTTCTTTAGGTAGCTCTACTAGCTGCACACAATATTCTAGGTTCAAAAATTGAAGCTTATCCAAATTTCCGATGCCTTTGGGCAACTCTACCAGCCTATAACAATTACGTAGACTCaaacattgtagatttctcAATTTTGTTATAACTACTGGTAGCTCCTTAATCTTGGTATGATCTAGTTTAAGAACTCTTAGCTTTTTATTTCTACCAATAGAATTTGACAAGGCTGCAAGCTCCATGCACTGGCAAAGATAAATGCTTGAAAGCATATTACAGTCACCAATTGAATCTGGTAAAAGTATCTGGGGTATTTTGTGGAACTGGTTGCATCCTTTGGCACATTAGTTGAAATTTGCTCATCCAAGATGAACTTGGCAAGATCATGAAGCAAATCATGCATCTCGCAACACACTCTCCCAAAATATTCCTTCACATCCTGGAGAAAAGAAACTTGCACAAGTGAATTGAAGCACTCGTCGCCAACATCCTCCAAGCAATTGTAACCATGAGTCAAACTAATCACATTGTGAGCAATCCATTGGTCAACCAATTGTTGTTTATCGAGCGGAAGGCCTTTAGGAAACAATGAACATATTGTGAAGCACCGTTTCAGATGGGATGGTAAATGGGAATAGCTCAACATCAAGCTTGCTAATACTCTATGCTCTTTATCCTCAGCATCTAGTAGATTACTGTCTCTCACGGCCTTCCATTGTTCTATACCTGTCTTGCCACGAAGGACATTTGCAAGAACTTTAATTGCAAGTGGCACCCCACCACATTTATTCACAATCTCTCTCCCAACTTCCAATAATTTAGAGTCCAAACCTTTTATGTCCTCACCAATGATCTGAGTGAACACTGTCCAGCTATCATCCTTAGACAAGGACGACAACTTCGACAGATCTGTTgattccactgcttctgcaacATTTCTGTTGCGACTTGTCAACAAAATACTACTTCCAGGTGCTCCTCTCTTTATATATAACATAAAATCTTCCCATTGACTTCGGTCCACAGTCCAGACATCATCTAATACAAGCAAATACCTCTTTCCAGTCAATGTATCTGCTATAGTTTGAATTATGTTCTGTATGGAATGATGTTCAGATTTTTGATAAGTAATGGCTTCAAACATCTTCATCATAAGCTGTTGGACATCAAATTCTTGGGGCACATGAACCCATATTCTTACTTCAAAATGATCCTTTACGGTGTTACCATCACCGAAAACTAGGTTAGACAAGGCAGTTTTCCCAGAGCCACCAAGCCCAATTATGGAGACTATCTTGATTATCTGTTGGTTATTTTTGTCCACCAGTTTAGATATTATTTCCTGCTTTTCTCGCTCTCTTCCACATATTATTGATGCCACAGCAACATTTGGCACTGTTGGAGTTGCCTTGGCAGTCCTGTTCATGTGTGGAACAGGATGACCTTCCGGCAAACTGTTTACTATTGCACTGAAGTCAGTTCTTTGCTTCACTATTTCATCAAATCTATTCTTTATAGCCTTGATCTTGAGGGCAGCCTTGAATTGAAACAGATATGATTTTGGTTTTGTGCAGAGACATTTTGACACAATATTGTTGGCAACTTCAGCTTCATGCTTCTCAGCCTCTAGATGGAACTCatcaacaatatcatcaacgtCGTATGCGACGTGTTTCAATTTTCTGATGAAAAATTGATCATTATCCGTTGTTTTACATCCTGCTTTTTCTAGCCAGGAGCTGATATCCTCAAATCGACCCTTGAGATCCTGGAGATCCATTGTCACACCCACTATAGAACTGTACTGCTTCAACATCGATGGAGCTAACTTGtttgccaaaattttcaaaattgcagACACAGCAGCACCTTTGATACTGGCCATCATTTATTTTGAAAGTGTCTCCTTTCCCAAAAATCTTGCAGACCAAATTGAACATGAGCTGCTacttttgaaa
Encoded here:
- the LOC120694400 gene encoding putative disease resistance protein RGA3, whose translation is MASIKGAAVSAILKILANKLAPSMLKQYSSIVGVTMDLQDLKGRFEDISSWLEKAGCKTTDNDQFFIRKLKHVAYDVDDIVDEFHLEAEKHEAEVANNIVSKCLCTKPKSYLFQFKAALKIKAIKNRFDEIVKQRTDFSAIVNSLPEGHPVPHMNRTAKATPTVPNVAVASIICGREREKQEIISKLVDKNNQQIIKIVSIIGLGGSGKTALSNLVFGDGNTVKDHFEVRIWVHVPQEFDVQQLMMKMFEAITYQKSEHHSIQNIIQTIADTLTGKRYLLVLDDVWTVDRSQWEDFMLYIKRGAPGSSILLTSRNRNVAEAVESTDLSKLSSLSKDDSWTVFTQIIGEDIKGLDSKLLEVGREIVNKCGGVPLAIKVLANVLRGKTGIEQWKAVRDSNLLDAEDKEHRVLASLMLSYSHLPSHLKRCFTICSLFPKGLPLDKQQLVDQWIAHNVISLTHGYNCLEDVGDECFNSLVQVSFLQDVKEYFGRVCCEMHDLLHDLAKFILDEQISTNCMELAALSNSIGRNKKLRVLKLDHTKIKELPVVITKLRNLQCLSLRNCYRLVELPKGIGNLDKLQFLNLEYCVQLVELPKEINNLEKLQVLNLENRGELENLPEGTSKLEKLQVLNLEGCRKLVELPDGIVKFERLQVLNLKDCEELRGMPIELANVGRNSEGLIIRGISHVLEKDDAHKACLKEKTNLQRLKLEWKMRQKGEVNTEFFFNEKVDTMLEEAVLDGLEPPAGIKELEICGYSGEKYAWWMQNQVVGTEVKGQACFQFLRAMKLSDFQGLKHLQGLVELPCLEELELHKMPSLESISCGPFPSLVKLLMDDLPRLEEVWLVAERTMSDGEEGGNCSNCAPHSGQVRVGNCLTCLNISNCLTLKIKTFLPLSCHLKHWKLSECAGKWTTESNYHCQFHFERSNSFFYHSHLQNTGREWEVVQHMTAWELLKTFPMDNALGELRHLQELNILNCCRLSSLPQAMGQLTSLQHQQRVKDIRSPAEDEAALYGARRRGTGRQLAAPGAAARVYNWMLEERAPVRSLAHAPLNDAVAAWDCRGRCGDDGGGGVAAFSTLTGDLSHCFRVAHGRQPRSFTADALAFSWGAGG